CCGGGAAAAACCGCTGGACCGCTTGACGCTGACAGCTCCGGCTGTCCCGTCCGCTTTCACCAGCACGTTGAGGACGACGCGCCCCTCCTCGCCCATGCGGCGGGAAAGCGCAGGATATGAGGGCTTGACCCTGCGAACCACTATGGCCGAGTCCCCACCAGATCGTAGCTGAGCGCTTTGCGAAGCCGGGCCCGTGACGGGCGAAGCATTTTCCGATGTCCGACCTTGCGCAGCATCAACAGGAGTAGATGACGTTTTTTTGGCTTCAGGCCGGGGTTTGGATTTGGGCTTGTCTTTCTGCTTGGGTTTTGGCTTGGGCAGGTTAACAACAGGCTGCGGCTCGGAATCGATCACCGGTTCAGGCTCAGGGTAAACTTCCGGCTCTGCAACCTGCGGAGCCGATGTTTCAACTACGGGTGATTCTGGAACAACAGCAAACTGAATTGAAATTTCAGATACACTTTGCGTTGTTAAATCCATCTGATCACTTGAAAAAATATATGCAATGCAAAAAAATACTAAAATATGCAATGCACATACTATCATAAAAGCTGGAAAAATATTTCTTTTAAAAGAATATAGCATAACACTCGTCTAA
This genomic stretch from Desulfovibrio desulfuricans DSM 642 harbors:
- a CDS encoding energy transducer TonB; this encodes MLYSFKRNIFPAFMIVCALHILVFFCIAYIFSSDQMDLTTQSVSEISIQFAVVPESPVVETSAPQVAEPEVYPEPEPVIDSEPQPVVNLPKPKPKQKDKPKSKPRPEAKKTSSTPVDAAQGRTSENASPVTGPASQSAQLRSGGDSAIVVRRVKPSYPALSRRMGEEGRVVLNVLVKADGTAGAVSVKRSSGFSRLDDAASSAVRVWRFEPYKIGGLAADHEYSVVVDFSLTN